A single genomic interval of Anaerobranca gottschalkii DSM 13577 harbors:
- a CDS encoding PTS sugar transporter subunit IIA produces MFFFKKDKEEKIFSPIKGSVKPVTETPDQVFSQKIMGDGCCFDLADGLVVSPIDGEVTTIFETKHAIGLTSKKGSEIIIHIGMDTVSLGGEGFTALVKAGDKVKVGDPLIEVDIAKIKDKVPSMVTPLVVTNLGEKKIILEKEGPVERGEHILTIN; encoded by the coding sequence ATGTTTTTTTTCAAGAAAGATAAGGAAGAAAAAATTTTTTCACCAATTAAAGGATCTGTTAAGCCGGTAACAGAAACCCCTGACCAAGTATTTTCTCAAAAAATAATGGGTGATGGTTGTTGTTTTGATTTAGCAGATGGTTTGGTGGTATCTCCTATAGATGGAGAAGTGACGACAATATTTGAAACAAAACATGCTATAGGTTTAACCAGTAAAAAGGGCAGTGAAATTATTATCCACATCGGGATGGATACAGTAAGTTTAGGGGGAGAAGGTTTTACTGCTTTAGTGAAAGCCGGTGATAAAGTGAAGGTAGGTGATCCCTTAATAGAAGTAGATATTGCTAAAATTAAAGATAAAGTCCCTTCAATGGTAACACCTTTAGTTGTGACTAACTTAGGAGAGAAAAAAATAATTTTAGAAAAAGAGGGACCAGTAGAAAGAGGGGAACATATTTTAACCATTAACTAA
- a CDS encoding PTS transporter subunit EIIC: MKQNLKDFFQQLGRSFMLPISLLAATGIFLGLAAASANPQIQQVVPFLASSSVMYVTQLIRAISGTLFGNIPLLFAISLALGMAKKEKPIAAFAGVIGFLVFNRSMMYVLDNTSLELDAVGNVLGMNTVRMDALGGILVGLITAMIHNKYYNVKLPDAIAFFGGTRFVAIAVTVVFAVLGQIVPFIWEPISDIITGVGTSIAQLGYFGTFLFGFLERILLPFGLHHILNSLARTTEIGGVAEFAGETVTGALLIFNRYLETGATPDNLPLTEVTRFLAQGKIPMMVFGLPAAAYAMYTTAHPDKRRKIKPLLLAGVLASFTTGITEPIEFAFLFVAPMLYLFHAVMAGISFMSMHLLGVMIGNTQGGIIDLLVFGIMQPESKWYMSVIVGIVFAIVYYNVFKWAILRFNFATPGREETDENTDAVGNVTDKELDTLAIQIIEGLGGKENIQALENCFTRLRVDVVDMGKVDEKIIEKTGANGFIKPNPKHIQIIYGPKVNIIKDVVEQKLNI, encoded by the coding sequence GTGAAACAAAATCTTAAAGATTTCTTTCAACAACTAGGAAGGTCTTTCATGCTGCCGATTTCCTTACTGGCAGCAACAGGTATCTTTCTAGGATTAGCAGCAGCTTCTGCTAATCCCCAGATTCAACAAGTTGTACCTTTTTTAGCCTCTAGTTCAGTGATGTATGTTACACAGCTGATTAGGGCAATATCTGGCACCCTCTTTGGTAACATACCTTTACTATTTGCTATTTCATTGGCATTGGGGATGGCTAAAAAGGAAAAACCAATAGCTGCTTTTGCCGGTGTAATTGGATTCTTAGTTTTTAACAGGAGTATGATGTATGTTCTTGATAACACAAGCCTGGAATTAGATGCAGTAGGCAACGTTTTAGGTATGAACACAGTTAGGATGGATGCTTTAGGTGGAATCTTGGTTGGTTTAATTACAGCTATGATTCATAATAAATACTATAATGTAAAATTACCAGATGCCATTGCTTTTTTTGGTGGCACAAGATTTGTTGCTATTGCCGTCACAGTAGTTTTCGCTGTGTTAGGACAAATTGTTCCCTTTATTTGGGAGCCAATTAGTGATATAATAACAGGGGTTGGTACTTCTATCGCCCAACTAGGGTATTTTGGAACTTTCTTGTTTGGATTTCTAGAAAGGATACTGTTACCCTTTGGTTTACATCATATACTAAACTCTTTAGCCCGTACCACAGAGATCGGTGGAGTAGCAGAATTTGCTGGGGAAACAGTAACAGGAGCATTATTGATTTTTAACCGGTACTTAGAAACCGGTGCTACCCCCGATAACTTACCATTAACTGAGGTGACCCGTTTCTTAGCTCAAGGGAAAATCCCTATGATGGTCTTTGGGCTACCGGCAGCTGCTTATGCTATGTACACAACAGCTCATCCTGATAAAAGGAGAAAGATTAAGCCATTATTATTAGCAGGAGTATTGGCATCTTTTACTACAGGAATAACAGAACCAATTGAGTTTGCCTTTCTATTTGTAGCTCCTATGCTATATTTATTCCATGCAGTTATGGCTGGTATATCCTTTATGTCGATGCACCTTTTAGGAGTAATGATTGGAAATACCCAGGGGGGTATAATAGATTTACTTGTCTTTGGAATAATGCAACCTGAATCAAAGTGGTATATGTCAGTAATAGTTGGGATAGTTTTTGCAATAGTTTATTATAATGTTTTCAAATGGGCAATTTTAAGATTTAATTTTGCTACCCCTGGTAGGGAAGAAACTGATGAAAATACTGATGCCGTAGGAAATGTAACCGATAAAGAATTAGATACCTTAGCAATCCAAATCATAGAAGGTTTAGGTGGAAAAGAAAATATTCAAGCCTTAGAAAATTGTTTTACTCGTCTAAGGGTAGATGTAGTCGATATGGGTAAAGTTGATGAAAAGATAATAGAAAAAACAGGAGCAAATGGTTTTATAAAACCTAATCCTAAACACATTCAAATAATTTATGGACCAAAAGTTAATATTATCAAAGATGTTGTAGAACAAAAATTGAATATCTAG
- a CDS encoding 6-phospho-alpha-glucosidase produces MKKYNVVIVGGGSTWTPGLLQSLTKNKNVFPLNRLVLFDIDRERQKVIGEYAKVLFKEKYPELDFQYTTDKEVAYKDMDFVFCQMRTGGYTMRELDEKIPLKYGVIGQETCGPGGFAYGMRSLRDMLQMIEDVRKYSPNAWILNYTNPAAIVAEGINRVYKNDKRILNICDQPVNLLRSYGRLLNMDPYEFEPVYFGLNHFGWFTHLYDKCGNDLVPRIKEIIREQGFKPVDAEQRDQSWLDTYSIVKDMLEDFPDYLPNTYLQYYYYPEYKVKKLDPNYTRANEVMDGREKRVFAECKLVAERGTTEGATVVHNDAHGDMIVEVAESIAHNKNRIYIIITENNGLISNIQDDAMVEVAATLGSNGPRPFGVGKISTFYKGLMEQQLAYEKLTVDAYFEQSYEKALQALTLNRTVVDAKKARKILDELIEANKGYWPELKKREE; encoded by the coding sequence ATGAAAAAATATAATGTTGTCATAGTAGGTGGAGGAAGTACTTGGACTCCAGGTTTATTACAAAGCTTAACTAAAAATAAAAATGTGTTTCCATTAAATCGGTTAGTATTATTTGATATAGATAGGGAAAGACAAAAAGTCATAGGTGAATATGCTAAGGTGTTGTTTAAAGAGAAATATCCTGAACTTGATTTTCAATATACCACAGATAAAGAAGTTGCATATAAAGACATGGATTTCGTTTTTTGTCAGATGAGAACTGGCGGATATACTATGAGAGAGCTAGATGAAAAAATTCCCTTAAAATACGGGGTAATTGGTCAAGAAACGTGTGGACCAGGTGGTTTTGCTTATGGGATGCGATCCTTAAGGGATATGCTGCAAATGATAGAAGATGTAAGAAAGTATTCCCCAAATGCTTGGATATTAAACTATACGAATCCGGCTGCAATAGTTGCAGAAGGGATTAACAGAGTTTATAAAAATGATAAAAGAATTTTAAATATTTGTGATCAACCAGTAAATCTCCTTCGTTCATATGGTAGACTTTTAAATATGGATCCATATGAATTTGAACCAGTATATTTCGGTCTAAATCATTTTGGGTGGTTTACCCATCTTTATGATAAATGTGGTAATGATTTAGTGCCTAGAATTAAGGAAATCATCAGAGAACAAGGATTTAAGCCAGTGGATGCGGAACAAAGGGATCAGTCTTGGTTAGATACTTATAGTATCGTAAAAGATATGTTGGAAGATTTTCCTGATTATTTGCCTAATACCTATTTGCAATATTATTATTACCCAGAATATAAAGTTAAAAAATTAGATCCTAACTATACAAGAGCTAATGAAGTTATGGATGGAAGAGAAAAAAGGGTCTTTGCTGAGTGTAAATTGGTAGCGGAAAGGGGAACAACTGAAGGAGCAACGGTTGTTCATAATGATGCCCATGGAGATATGATAGTAGAAGTGGCTGAATCTATCGCCCATAATAAAAATAGAATCTATATAATTATTACAGAAAATAATGGGCTTATAAGTAATATTCAAGATGATGCTATGGTTGAAGTAGCGGCCACTTTAGGTTCTAATGGACCGAGGCCTTTTGGTGTAGGGAAGATTAGCACCTTTTATAAGGGGTTAATGGAACAGCAGTTAGCCTATGAAAAATTAACCGTTGATGCATATTTTGAACAATCTTATGAAAAGGCATTACAAGCATTAACATTAAATAGAACGGTGGTGGATGCTAAAAAAGCTAGGAAGATTTTAGATGAACTTATTGAAGCTAATAAAGGCTATTGGCCTGAACTAAAAAAAAGGGAGGAGTAA
- a CDS encoding MurR/RpiR family transcriptional regulator yields the protein MIKSISNEVLNTLNKSEFDVLTYITNHQEKVVKMTVNQLAKETFVSTATVIRLCKKLGFTGFNELKYNLKKNLKKPKKGYNLELIEENYSQIIKRKIYDIQKTCELINEEVIEKVLNIFRTKKIHFFGKGLSEITCEYLTNQLLQINILAINHTNTHIAYLYGEKMDENDAIFILSLSGETGQPLKMAQIAKARGATVISITTIGMNSLAKLADINLFVYAEDDEQVEFDNKSRAPVLILFQIIFDMYINRYIKSLS from the coding sequence TTGATAAAAAGTATAAGTAATGAAGTATTAAATACTTTAAATAAATCAGAATTTGATGTCTTAACATATATTACTAATCATCAAGAAAAAGTAGTGAAAATGACCGTTAATCAACTAGCAAAAGAAACCTTTGTTTCAACAGCAACTGTAATCAGACTTTGTAAGAAATTAGGATTTACTGGGTTTAATGAACTAAAATATAATTTAAAAAAGAATTTAAAAAAGCCAAAAAAAGGATATAATTTAGAGCTGATAGAAGAAAATTATTCACAAATTATTAAAAGAAAAATATATGATATACAAAAAACTTGTGAGTTAATAAACGAGGAAGTTATTGAAAAGGTATTAAATATTTTTCGAACAAAAAAAATCCATTTTTTCGGTAAAGGATTATCAGAAATTACTTGTGAGTATTTAACTAATCAATTACTCCAAATTAATATACTTGCTATCAACCATACTAATACCCACATAGCATATCTTTATGGAGAAAAAATGGATGAAAATGATGCTATATTTATTCTGTCTTTAAGTGGAGAGACAGGTCAACCCTTAAAAATGGCTCAGATTGCAAAGGCTAGAGGTGCAACTGTTATTTCAATAACTACTATTGGAATGAATAGTCTAGCAAAATTAGCAGATATTAATTTATTTGTTTATGCAGAAGATGATGAACAAGTAGAGTTTGATAATAAATCTAGGGCACCGGTGTTAATATTATTTCAAATTATATTTGATATGTATATAAATAGATATATTAAAAGTCTTTCCTAA
- a CDS encoding RtcB family protein: MRVKVIKGTYNQALVFTDLIEEKAIEQIHTLCCQPFIKGSKIRIMPDVHVGVGCTIGTTMTIKDKVVPNLVGVDIGCGIEIIGIGNKKINLQKLDRMIYDKIPNGFNIRKKEHSFVDKVELEKLYCKKEVDINRARKSIGTLGGGNHFIEVNQDDDGNLYLVVHSGSRHLGTEVATYYQNRAYNYLKAKGIQVPKSLAYAEGDLFNQYIHDMKIVQHFADINRKAIVEEIVKDLDLEVVDSFSTIHNYIDTEKMILRKGAVSAKKGERFLIPINMRDGSIIALGKGNEDWNYSAPHGAGRIMSRSEARKNVTLKDYQKSMEGIYTSSVNKKTIDEAPIVYKPLSQIIENIRETAEIMKVIKPIYNFKAAE; the protein is encoded by the coding sequence ATGAGAGTAAAGGTCATTAAAGGAACCTATAATCAAGCTTTAGTATTTACCGATTTAATTGAAGAAAAGGCAATAGAACAAATTCATACCCTTTGCTGCCAACCTTTTATTAAAGGGAGTAAAATAAGGATTATGCCCGATGTCCATGTGGGTGTTGGCTGTACCATTGGTACAACAATGACTATAAAAGATAAAGTTGTACCTAACTTAGTGGGGGTAGATATTGGTTGTGGTATTGAGATCATCGGGATAGGTAATAAAAAAATAAATTTACAGAAATTAGATCGAATGATTTATGATAAAATTCCTAATGGATTCAATATCCGGAAAAAAGAACATTCCTTTGTGGATAAGGTGGAGTTAGAAAAGCTCTATTGTAAAAAAGAAGTAGATATAAATAGGGCTCGAAAGAGTATAGGAACATTAGGGGGAGGAAACCACTTTATTGAAGTTAATCAAGATGATGATGGAAACCTTTATCTAGTTGTCCATTCAGGAAGTCGTCACTTAGGTACAGAAGTAGCAACTTATTATCAAAACAGGGCGTATAACTATTTGAAGGCTAAGGGTATCCAAGTCCCTAAATCTTTAGCTTATGCAGAAGGGGATCTATTTAATCAATACATTCATGATATGAAAATAGTTCAACATTTTGCCGATATTAACAGAAAAGCTATTGTGGAAGAAATTGTTAAAGATTTAGATTTAGAAGTAGTTGACTCTTTTTCAACTATCCATAATTATATTGATACAGAAAAGATGATTTTGCGAAAAGGGGCGGTATCAGCTAAAAAGGGAGAGAGGTTTTTAATTCCCATTAACATGCGGGATGGTAGTATTATTGCCCTAGGTAAAGGAAATGAAGACTGGAATTACTCTGCTCCCCATGGTGCCGGTAGGATAATGAGTAGGTCAGAAGCAAGGAAGAATGTCACTTTAAAGGATTATCAAAAGAGTATGGAAGGTATATATACATCATCGGTAAATAAAAAGACTATAGATGAAGCACCTATAGTTTATAAACCTTTATCGCAAATTATTGAGAATATAAGGGAAACAGCGGAGATTATGAAAGTAATTAAGCCTATCTATAATTTCAAGGCAGCGGAGTAG
- a CDS encoding MgtC/SapB family protein, whose protein sequence is MPQLIVSEQLDFVVRLFLAFIFGGIIGFERQKRQRMAGMRTNVLVSLGAFLFVTLSMMIEGEGSPTRMAAQVVSGIGFLGAGVIIRDGLNVRGLNTAATLWCAAAIGVLTSAGFILEAFLGTIFVLIANIYLRTFIKKVEGEIPPSTTFETNYVLRVVCTEKSEFHIRALLLHMMQEEDLMLNNLSSEDLSHDLVEVIAKLTSLGKNHLALEKIASRISLETGIKSVGWEFEG, encoded by the coding sequence ATGCCACAACTAATAGTCAGCGAACAATTAGATTTTGTTGTTAGATTATTTCTAGCTTTTATATTCGGTGGTATTATCGGCTTTGAAAGACAAAAAAGACAGCGAATGGCTGGTATGAGAACTAATGTCTTAGTCTCCTTAGGAGCTTTCTTATTTGTAACTCTATCTATGATGATAGAAGGGGAGGGAAGCCCTACCCGGATGGCTGCCCAGGTAGTATCAGGGATAGGTTTTTTGGGAGCAGGGGTCATAATAAGAGATGGTTTAAATGTAAGGGGTTTAAACACAGCTGCCACACTGTGGTGTGCTGCGGCTATAGGGGTTTTAACTAGTGCTGGATTTATATTAGAAGCCTTTTTAGGTACGATTTTTGTGTTAATAGCCAATATTTATTTACGGACCTTTATTAAAAAAGTGGAGGGAGAAATTCCTCCTTCCACTACTTTTGAAACCAATTATGTGTTAAGGGTGGTTTGCACAGAAAAATCTGAATTTCATATCAGGGCATTATTATTACACATGATGCAAGAGGAAGATTTAATGTTAAATAATTTAAGTAGTGAAGACTTAAGCCATGATTTAGTTGAGGTTATTGCTAAATTGACTAGTTTAGGGAAAAACCATTTAGCTCTAGAAAAAATAGCTAGTAGAATCAGCTTAGAAACTGGAATCAAATCAGTAGGCTGGGAATTTGAAGGCTAA
- the mgtE gene encoding magnesium transporter — translation MEKIKETIWTHLKNKDVEALKKFLEEREVIEILDVLGELAPEEKVIIYRLLSKDKALLVFEQLDSNLQLELLKSFTEEKSIELINDLEPDDRVRLFDELPAKVTKKLLSLLTPEEREKTNLLMGFEPKTAGRIMTTEYVRLKKDWTVEEALKYIREREGLKEGIYTLYVTDDNRKLEGVLSLRELVLALPEQKIEEVMHKKVIKVRTDVDQEDVAKKIQELDLLTIPVVDREDRLVGIITIDDAMDILQEETTEDIFHKAGLLSLNKKESDRSSRLINGSVWQIWMTRLPFLILTAIGGLLAGFVIDVFEETLEAIAAVAIFIPVIMDMGGNAGTQSSTIFARALVLGHIDIKKFRRHLLKEIFIGLSMGAIVGIFTGIVASVWQGIPQLGLVVGLALGLTMTLATTLGFLIPYLLFKMNVDQAAGADPIITTIKDITGLFIYFVLVNQFLAHLM, via the coding sequence ATGGAAAAGATTAAAGAGACTATTTGGACTCATCTTAAAAACAAGGATGTTGAGGCTTTAAAGAAATTTTTGGAAGAAAGGGAAGTAATAGAAATCCTTGATGTATTAGGGGAATTGGCTCCAGAAGAAAAAGTGATAATTTATAGATTGTTGTCTAAAGATAAAGCATTGTTAGTCTTTGAACAGTTAGATAGTAACTTACAACTAGAACTACTAAAATCCTTTACAGAAGAAAAGAGTATTGAACTGATTAACGATTTAGAACCTGATGACAGAGTTAGATTATTTGATGAGTTACCTGCTAAAGTAACAAAAAAACTGTTAAGTCTATTAACCCCAGAAGAGAGAGAAAAAACTAACCTCTTAATGGGTTTTGAACCAAAGACTGCAGGAAGAATTATGACTACCGAGTATGTCAGACTAAAAAAGGACTGGACAGTAGAGGAAGCATTAAAATATATAAGGGAAAGGGAAGGATTAAAAGAAGGAATTTATACATTATATGTAACTGATGATAATCGTAAATTAGAAGGGGTTTTATCATTAAGGGAATTGGTTTTAGCTTTACCTGAGCAAAAAATAGAAGAGGTAATGCATAAGAAGGTAATTAAAGTAAGGACTGATGTGGACCAAGAAGATGTAGCAAAAAAAATACAAGAACTAGATTTATTAACAATTCCCGTAGTAGATAGGGAAGACCGCTTAGTAGGAATCATAACAATTGACGATGCAATGGATATTTTACAAGAAGAAACGACAGAAGATATTTTCCATAAAGCAGGTTTGCTGAGTTTGAATAAAAAAGAATCAGATAGGAGTAGCCGCTTAATTAATGGGTCTGTATGGCAAATTTGGATGACGAGGTTGCCATTTCTGATTTTGACTGCCATAGGTGGATTATTGGCAGGATTCGTTATTGATGTTTTTGAAGAAACCCTTGAAGCCATTGCAGCTGTAGCTATTTTTATTCCCGTTATCATGGATATGGGAGGTAATGCAGGAACCCAGTCCTCTACTATTTTTGCCAGAGCTTTAGTTTTAGGTCATATAGATATTAAGAAATTTAGAAGACATTTATTGAAAGAGATATTTATCGGTTTAAGTATGGGAGCTATAGTAGGTATTTTTACAGGTATAGTTGCATCTGTTTGGCAGGGAATACCTCAATTAGGATTAGTAGTAGGATTAGCATTAGGTTTAACTATGACCTTGGCAACGACACTAGGTTTCTTAATTCCATACCTATTATTTAAAATGAATGTCGATCAAGCGGCAGGGGCAGATCCTATTATCACAACAATTAAAGATATTACAGGTTTATTTATCTACTTTGTTTTAGTAAATCAATTTTTAGCCCACTTAATGTAA